A part of Pararoseomonas sp. SCSIO 73927 genomic DNA contains:
- the dapD gene encoding 2,3,4,5-tetrahydropyridine-2,6-dicarboxylate N-succinyltransferase produces the protein MELAALQPRIEALWERRAELSPATQGEDRGAIEAALEALDSGRARVAEPDGAGGWRVNQWLKQAVLLSFRLEDSAPMDVGLGAYDKVPLKFAGWGENRFREAGFRAVPGAVVRRSAFIGKGVVLMPSFVNLGAYVDENTMVDTWATVGSCAQIGKNCHISGGAGIGGVLEPLQANPVVIGDNCFVGARSEVAEGVIVGEGSVLAMGVFLGASTKIIDRATGEVFVGKVPPYSVVVPGSLPGRPLPDGTPGPSLYCAVIVKRVDAQTRSKTSINELLRD, from the coding sequence ATGGAACTCGCCGCCCTCCAGCCCCGAATCGAGGCCCTCTGGGAGCGTCGGGCCGAGCTCTCCCCGGCGACGCAGGGCGAGGACCGGGGCGCGATCGAGGCGGCGCTCGAGGCGCTGGATTCCGGCCGTGCCCGCGTGGCGGAGCCGGATGGGGCAGGCGGCTGGCGCGTCAATCAGTGGCTGAAGCAGGCCGTGCTGCTCTCCTTCCGGCTGGAGGACAGCGCGCCGATGGATGTCGGCCTCGGCGCCTACGACAAGGTTCCGCTGAAGTTCGCGGGCTGGGGCGAGAACCGCTTCCGCGAGGCCGGGTTCCGCGCCGTGCCGGGCGCGGTGGTCCGCCGCTCCGCCTTCATCGGCAAGGGCGTGGTGCTCATGCCCTCCTTCGTGAACCTCGGCGCCTACGTGGACGAGAACACGATGGTGGACACCTGGGCGACCGTCGGCTCCTGCGCGCAGATCGGGAAGAACTGCCACATCTCCGGCGGCGCCGGGATCGGCGGCGTACTGGAGCCGCTGCAGGCAAATCCCGTGGTGATCGGCGACAACTGCTTCGTCGGGGCACGGTCCGAGGTGGCGGAAGGCGTGATCGTGGGCGAGGGCTCGGTCCTCGCCATGGGCGTCTTCCTCGGCGCCTCCACCAAGATCATCGACCGCGCGACGGGCGAGGTCTTCGTGGGCAAGGTGCCGCCCTACTCCGTGGTGGTGCCGGGCAGCCTGCCCGGCCGGCCGCTCCCGGACGGCACGCCGGGCCCGAGCCTCTACTGCGCGGTGATCGTGAAGCGGGTGGACGCCCAGACCCGCAGCAAGACGAGCATCAACGAGCTCCTTCGTGACTGA
- a CDS encoding DUF2336 domain-containing protein produces the protein MEAEPAVLPRRMDDAARARLAERADTPPEMLFFLANDPTIAVRAAIAANAATPPLADHVLARDSEPGVRRVLARKLATQAAMLDPETTDRHRRATWEALLLLSEDDAVAVRAAVTELVAELAHIPRPLILRLARDAAMAVAEPVLRGSPVLEEEDLLRLIADPPVPETLGAIARRPHLPEAPSAAIAAREEEVPVAALLANATARIREATLLALTARCGAHPSWQSALVRRPGLSAAVARGLQEVVAGEALRILLSRPDLPAAGAAGPPAGAGAEVSARPLPGPVNEDGFITAARQSRLPECARILAALSGLPGGVVTRALEGRDARLLVALCWKAGLSGRAATFAQMRLAGSPPEELLVLPGGDWSMGPEAMQDLVSGLLRPA, from the coding sequence ATGGAAGCCGAACCTGCCGTCTTGCCCCGCCGCATGGACGATGCCGCGCGGGCGAGGCTGGCGGAGCGGGCGGATACCCCGCCGGAGATGCTGTTCTTTCTGGCCAACGACCCCACGATCGCGGTGCGGGCGGCGATCGCGGCGAACGCCGCGACGCCCCCCCTGGCTGACCACGTCCTCGCTCGGGACTCGGAACCGGGGGTGCGGCGGGTCCTGGCGCGGAAGCTCGCCACCCAGGCGGCGATGCTCGATCCGGAGACGACGGACCGGCACCGCCGCGCCACCTGGGAGGCGCTGCTCCTCCTCAGCGAGGACGACGCGGTGGCCGTGCGCGCGGCGGTGACGGAGCTGGTGGCGGAACTGGCCCATATCCCCCGCCCGCTGATCCTGCGCTTGGCGCGGGACGCGGCCATGGCCGTGGCGGAGCCGGTGCTGCGCGGCTCCCCGGTGCTGGAGGAGGAGGACCTGCTCCGCCTCATCGCGGATCCACCGGTGCCCGAGACGCTGGGCGCGATCGCGCGCCGCCCCCACCTGCCCGAGGCGCCCTCGGCTGCCATTGCGGCGCGAGAGGAGGAGGTCCCGGTCGCCGCCCTGCTGGCGAACGCGACGGCCCGGATCCGGGAGGCCACGCTCCTCGCGCTGACCGCGCGCTGCGGCGCCCATCCCAGCTGGCAATCGGCCCTTGTCCGCCGCCCCGGCCTCAGCGCCGCCGTCGCGCGCGGGCTGCAGGAGGTGGTGGCGGGGGAGGCGCTGCGGATTCTCCTCTCCCGGCCGGACCTCCCCGCGGCCGGGGCGGCGGGGCCGCCGGCGGGCGCGGGCGCCGAGGTGTCGGCAAGGCCGCTTCCCGGCCCGGTGAACGAGGACGGCTTCATCACGGCCGCTCGCCAGTCCCGCCTGCCGGAATGCGCGCGGATCCTCGCGGCGCTCAGCGGGCTGCCCGGCGGCGTCGTCACCCGCGCGCTGGAGGGCCGGGACGCCCGGCTGCTCGTCGCGCTGTGCTGGAAGGCCGGGCTGTCCGGCCGTGCCGCCACCTTCGCCCAGATGCGGCTTGCGGGTAGCCCGCCGGAGGAGCTGCTGGTCCTGCCCGGCGGGGACTGGTCCATGGGGCCGGAAGCGATGCAGGACCTGGTATCCGGGCTCCTACGCCCCGCCTGA
- the argB gene encoding acetylglutamate kinase, translating to MTDPHDQMAILAGALPYLKRYDDQIIVVKYGGHAMGEEDTALRFGRDIALLEQVGVNPVVVHGGGPQINAMLKRLNVQSTFVNGLRVTDEQMVDVVEMVLAGTVNKQVAEAITRAGVIAVGISGKDGNLIRARKAERTVIDPETKQPRPLDLGYVGEPAEVDTKVLRLMIGADIVPVVAPVGVGADGQTYNINADTVAGAIAGALGAARLLMLTDVAGVRGPDGKHIPEMTVADVRAGIAEGWISAGMIPKVETCIYAIERGVQGAVILDGRVPHAVLAELFTEGGSGTLIKA from the coding sequence ATGACCGACCCGCACGACCAGATGGCGATCCTCGCCGGCGCGCTGCCCTACCTGAAGCGCTACGACGACCAGATCATCGTCGTGAAGTACGGCGGCCACGCCATGGGCGAGGAGGACACGGCGCTGCGCTTCGGGCGCGACATCGCGCTGCTGGAGCAGGTGGGCGTGAACCCCGTGGTGGTCCATGGTGGCGGCCCGCAGATCAACGCCATGCTCAAGCGCCTGAACGTGCAGTCCACTTTCGTGAACGGGCTGCGCGTGACGGACGAGCAGATGGTGGACGTGGTCGAGATGGTCCTGGCCGGCACGGTCAACAAGCAGGTGGCGGAGGCGATCACCCGGGCCGGCGTGATCGCGGTGGGCATATCCGGCAAGGACGGCAACCTCATCCGCGCCCGCAAGGCGGAGCGCACGGTGATCGACCCCGAGACGAAGCAGCCCCGCCCGCTCGACCTTGGCTATGTGGGGGAGCCGGCGGAGGTGGACACGAAGGTGCTGCGCCTGATGATCGGGGCGGACATCGTGCCCGTGGTGGCGCCCGTGGGCGTGGGCGCGGACGGCCAGACCTACAACATCAACGCGGATACCGTGGCCGGCGCCATTGCCGGCGCCCTGGGCGCCGCGAGGCTGCTGATGCTGACCGACGTAGCGGGGGTGCGCGGGCCGGACGGCAAGCACATTCCGGAAATGACCGTGGCCGATGTGCGGGCCGGCATCGCCGAGGGTTGGATCTCCGCCGGCATGATCCCGAAAGTGGAGACTTGCATCTACGCGATCGAGCGGGGCGTGCAGGGCGCGGTGATCCTGGATGGGCGCGTGCCGCACGCCGTCCTGGCCGAGCTCTTCACCGAGGGCGGCTCGGGCACCCTCATCAAGGCCTGA
- the yihA gene encoding ribosome biogenesis GTP-binding protein YihA/YsxC, whose product MSEGTDAAAEEAARIERGRLLFARPVNFFFAAQKLEGLPPAEAPEVAFCGRSNVGKSSIINAIAGHHGLARVSHTPGRTRQLNFFAAGEGTESPLTIVDMPGYGFAQASKAVKADWQGLMFDYLRGRPTLRRVILLMDARIETKDGDRAAMDLLGEAAVPFQIVLTKSDDTKPLSRLQKRQAEMAEIVRKRVAAHPVVLTTSASKGTGIPELRAALAEIAAGG is encoded by the coding sequence GTGAGCGAGGGCACGGACGCGGCGGCCGAGGAGGCCGCCCGGATCGAGCGGGGGCGCCTCCTCTTCGCGCGCCCCGTCAACTTCTTCTTCGCCGCCCAGAAGCTGGAGGGGCTGCCCCCGGCCGAGGCGCCGGAAGTGGCCTTCTGCGGCCGCTCGAACGTCGGCAAGTCCTCCATCATCAATGCCATCGCCGGGCACCACGGCTTGGCGCGCGTGTCCCACACGCCCGGGCGCACGCGGCAGCTGAACTTCTTCGCGGCGGGGGAGGGGACGGAGAGCCCGCTCACCATTGTGGACATGCCGGGCTACGGCTTCGCCCAGGCCAGCAAGGCAGTGAAGGCGGATTGGCAGGGGCTGATGTTCGATTACCTGCGCGGCCGCCCCACGCTGCGCCGGGTGATCCTGCTGATGGATGCCCGGATCGAGACGAAGGACGGCGACCGCGCCGCCATGGATCTGCTGGGCGAGGCCGCGGTGCCTTTCCAGATCGTGCTGACGAAGTCCGACGACACCAAGCCCCTGTCGCGCCTGCAGAAGCGCCAGGCGGAGATGGCAGAGATCGTGCGCAAGCGCGTGGCGGCGCACCCGGTCGTCCTCACCACCTCCGCCAGCAAGGGCACGGGCATCCCTGAGCTCCGCGCGGCCCTGGCCGAGATAGCCGCCGGGGGCTAA